GTCTGCACTACTGGAATTGCAGCATGAAAATCAGGCGCTGCGTGCACGGCTGGACAGCTTGCTTGAACTTGCGCACCGCAATCAAAGCATCATGGCGCGGCACCAGAGTTTTGATCTGAAGATTATTGGTGCTAACAGTTTTCGTGAACTCATCACAAATATTTTCAGTGCGCTGGCGATCACTTCAGAACTCGATGTAGTGTCTCTGGTCTTGTTCGATAAAATGGGCGACTTGCAGCAAATGCTGTGCGACCTGAAGATAGACCTGAATGAATTCCCGCACCTGGTTTTCTTGCGGCATGAAGTAGAACTGAGCCAGCCAGAAACTGCATTGCGCAAACCCCAGTTAGGCCTGTACCAGAGCCTCGCTTATTCATCTTACTTCAGCAGCTTCAATAAAAAACCGGCGAGTATCGCCATCATCCCCATGCGCAGGCAAGGCCGCCTCATTGGCTGCCTGAACCTCGGCAGTTTCAAGGCTGACCGTTTCCAGCCGAACATGGCAACAGATTTTATCGAACGCCTAGGTTCCATCATTGCGATCTGCCTCGAAAACGTCATCAACAATGAGCGCCTGACTTATATAGGCCTGACCGACCCTTTGACGAATGTCAGCAACCGCCGTTATGTCGAACAAC
This is a stretch of genomic DNA from Undibacterium sp. KW1. It encodes these proteins:
- a CDS encoding DUF484 family protein, which translates into the protein MPAHTDAEPDEAPSALLELQHENQALRARLDSLLELAHRNQSIMARHQSFDLKIIGANSFRELITNIFSALAITSELDVVSLVLFDKMGDLQQMLCDLKIDLNEFPHLVFLRHEVELSQPETALRKPQLGLYQSLAYSSYFSSFNKKPASIAIIPMRRQGRLIGCLNLGSFKADRFQPNMATDFIERLGSIIAICLENVINNERLTYIGLTDPLTNVSNRRYVEQRMLEEIARARRQRYSIACMYLDIDFFKQINDRYGHQGGDDVLKEVAKRIKNELRLSDTLGRFGGEEFVVVLVNTNLHDAIQVAERIRKSIAGQDFVLSEAGTCQATISIGLTTIDENTNYDNATSIARDLVLRADRALYQAKNGGRNQVRCF